The DNA region CATTAAACACACGTCTCGATTCAGCTATGATATCAACACTTCTGATGCATTCAGAAGCAAAGATCATATTTGTGGATCAACAGTTTCTCCAACTTGCTCAAGAAGCCCTTTCTCTTCTTGctagcaagaacaagaaaacaaaaccaCCTCTTCTTGTTGCAATAATCTCAGAAAAATCTAACAATTTCCCTCCTACTTGTGGGAACTCTAACATTTATGAATATGAAAGTCTACTTGGAAGTGGGAATAGCAATTTTGCTATAAGGTGGCCAGTAACTGAACTTGACCCTATAAGCATTAACTATACTTCTGGAACAACAGCAAGACCCAAAGGAGTTGTTTACAGTCATAGAGGTGCATATCTCAATTCTATTGCAACATTTTTGCTTCATGAAATGACTTCACTACCTATTTATCTTTGGACTGTTCCAACATTTCACTGCAATGGGTGGTGCCTGATTTGGGGTCTAGCAGCAGTAGGTGGCACTAATGCTTGTATCAGACGTGTATCtccaaaagaaatatttgaatgtatttcacTGTACAAGGTGACACATATGGGTGGTGCACCTACTGTTTTGAACATGATAGTGAATACGCCGTCGTGCGTCCGGAAGCCACTTCCACACAAGGTGAAGATTATGACAGGTGgttcaccaccaccaccacaaatCCTTTCAAGAATGGAGGAGTTGGGGTTTGGAGTAAATCATTTATATGGACTAACAGAGACGTATGGTCCAGGTACAAGATAATTTTACATATGATTATTTAATGTgacaaaaatataatttcataacTACTGTTATAGTGGATAAAATTTAGTGACATTACGTGAAACAAACTCTTCAGGTACATATTGCTTGTGGAAGCCTGAGTGGGATTCTTTGCCTTCAGATGAAACATTAACACTGAAAGCTAGACAAGGAGTGCAGCATCTTTGTATAGAGGAAGTCGATGTAAGAGATTCTGTAACCATGGAGAAGGTGCCCGCGGGTGGTGTAACAACGGGAGAAGTTATGTTTAGAGGAAATACAGTAATGAGCGGATATTTAAAAGATGTAAAAGCAACAGAGGAAGCTTTTAGAGGTGGATGGTTTCATAGTGGTGATCTTGCTGTAAAACATCCTGATGGTTATATAGAAGTTAAGGATCGTTTGAAAGATATCGTAATCTCTGGTGGAGAGAATATAAGCACTGTTGACGTGGAAAGGGCTTTGTATAGTCATCCAGCTGTGCTTGAGGCAGCAGTAGTCGCTCGACCAGATAACCACTGGGGACAGACACCTTGTGCATTCGTGAAGTTGAAGGAGGGATTCAATCTAAGTGCACAAGAAATTATCAACTTCTGCAGGGATAATTTGCCTCATTACATGGCACCTCGGACAGTTATATTTCAGGATCTCCCAAAAACTTCAACTGGAAAGATACAGAAATTTATCCTAAGGGAGAAGGCCAAAGCCTTGGGCAGTCTTTTCTGAACGAAATGAAGCATTAGCACTGGGATGACtctatgaaggtcattagctaAATAGTCAGTGTATCATTCTTCATGCTATTCAGTTCAATATTGTACATTGCTAGTAATAACTTTCATTTGTATATTTAAGTTTATATTCCAGCAAGAGAAATGCTCTGTTCCACCAACTGGGATACACTGCATTACACTAATAGTTTAAAAGTAATTAGACTATCCGGTCATTTAAAAAGTTCTTACAGgtaacacccccccccccccccacccccccataTGTGGAATTAGTAACCTGAAAATAAAGCAATCAACCTTCTATAACATGTTAAATTGCATTGCTAGTATAAATTTTGATTAAACTAACAATAAATATAAGTATAATCCAATAGACACTATATCTGACTTATTTCTATTTTATGTTCTACATTTTTTTTCCCCATTCTTCAAAGTCTTCTGCTTTGGTCTACACATACTGGAAACACAcagatttttctttcatttatttgTCAAATGAAATTTACAGGGTATTTGTTGCTTGCTACGAACTTTGTAAAAGAATAGAGGTTATGAAGTCCTAAGTTTTAAGCAGAACAGTAACAGATGATTCTACTCAGTAAGGTAAAGTTGCAAAAGTTTACACCATAGCTAGCTGATTTATGTATTCGATCAACTTTTTTGGTCCCTTGTGCAATTGTAGCTCCATTGTCCTAAGCTTTCACTTCATTTGAAATGCCTGTAGCCTCTAATCTCAAGCATTCCTACGATATtgcaaaatagaaaataataataggaGATACTGATATCATCAATAATGGGGATACTGATTGTAGCAATGATAACGAGGGTAAAACTTTAACTTATGACCATAAGTTTTGACATAaattttttcaagtttgtaaaaacaaaatatacttatatttagaaaatacataaaagttactataagttatgataatttataatttaaataattaaaaaaatgtaaggaaaaTGTGGTCAAAGAACCACCTCGTATAGTTCCCAAATAGTAGTaggtttacataaattgaaacggaggaagtATTTGTTAGTCAAATAATAgctggaaaaataaaataattgatgaAGTCCATCCCATTTGGTTGAAATTAACTTGTGCCAATTTTACTTGGTTGGAAGTCTTACTTGGAGCCAAAGGCAAAATTTGTGGATGAcaaattttttatctttttctaatTCTTCTTTTTGTGCTTGAAGGCCAAGTTTGGTCTCCTATAATGGAGAGCATTTCTTTCATTTGTAAACACACCaaacaaagagagaaagaagagtgaGCCATGACAAAATTAAGAACAAATTATGCAGTTACATAAGCACCGCAATTAACAATGTAGAGAAAATTATAATGATCTGGAAAATATGCAAAAGgaagagaagagaggaaaaatGTAGTCTCAAATTTATGAACTGCAAACTCAAATGTATTTAACAATGATTAGATCCTTATATACAAATTAGTAGAGAATATAAAATATCTACAGCCATCTGTCTACAGCTAAGATACACTAACTTGCACCTAACTAACTTCTAACTGACTGCTAATGTGCACTAACCTTAACTAACTAAATGCCGACTCAGCAATACAAGGATAAATACATTCTTACTCACTACTCTCTATTCTTAATACCCCTCACCCCTACCCCCAAGTTGGAAGTGAGGGAAGCACAGCCAACTTGCTCAAGATATTTGAATGTTTGACACCAGTAATTGCTTTGGTAAGAATGTCAGCAAGTTGTTCACTAGTACTAACGTGCTGAAGGGATATGAGACTCTCTTGCAGCTTGGTCCTCACAATGTGACGGTGAACCTCGATATGTTTGGTCCTCTCATGGAGCACAGGGTTCCTGGCAATATGCAATGTAGATTGGCTGTCACAGTAAACAGATATGGGATTGGGAAATGGTATGGGACTCAGTAAATAGCCTGCCCAACTACACCAATGCTCCAACCACCTTCCTTAGTGCTCTATATTCAGTTTCTGCTGAGGATAAGGAGATGGCTTCCTGCTTCTTTGACTTCCAGCTAGTAGTACTAGATCCAAGAAGCACAATGAATCCTGAAACCGACTTCTTTGAGTCTGGGCAAGCAGCCCAGTCAGAATCACAATATGTCCTGACTGAAAAATCAGCTGAATTGGACATGAAAACCCCCAAAGTAGGATACTTCTTTAAATATATCAGCATGTGGTATGCCTCCTGAAGATGTGGTTCCCTGGATCTTGCATAAATTGACTAAGATGTTAAACTCCATAAGAAATGTCCAACCTTGTGTTAGTGAGAAAAATTAGTTTTCCCACTAGTTTTCTATAGTAAGTAGGGTCTGAAATAGCAGCTCCTTCATTAACTCTGAGTTTTATTGTAGGATCTAAGGGAGAAGTGAGACTACTAAATTGGTGACATTCAAATTCTTTGAGCAGATCCAAGGAAAACTTCCTTTGTGAGATGAGGGCAATATCCTCTTTGTATAAGATTTCTAACCCCAAAAAATAATGCAACCTGCTCAAGTCTTTGATCTTGAAAGTATCATGTAAGAAACACTTCAATTCAGCTATCTCTTGTTCATAAGTTCCTGTAAGCAATACATCATCTACATATAGTGACTTGGTAAGTTTGCAAGCCAAATTAGGGACATCAGACCAGAGGCGGATGGAGCACTATAACTTGGGGTTCAATTAAACCCCAAACTTTTGATGCGggacataaatttatatgtaaaaatttactaaaattacaataaatattcgatatgaacccataactttagaaatataatggttTAGTGCTAAAAATTTAAGATATTGAACccttaaaatttaaatcctagattcgcctctgTATTAGACTCCAACCCTTGGGGAAATTCCATATACACTTCCTTATGTAAGCCCCCCCATAACGGAAAGGATTGTTAACATCTAGTTGGAAAATGCCCCTCTTCATTTTAGTGCAGTAGCAATCAAGGTTATAACAGTTGTTATTTTGACAATTGGAGAAAAAGTTTCAGTGTAATCTGTTCTAGCATGTTGTGTGTAACCCTTAACCACTAACCTATCTTTAAACCTTTATACATTTCCATCAGCCTTATGCTTGACTCTGTATACCCATTTACATTAATGGCCCTTTTTCCTACAGGTAGAGGGACAAGATCCCAAGTTTGGATAGCATGTAATGCTTCAAACTCTTGTGTCATTGCAGCTTGCCAGGACGGATACATAGTTGCTTCTTCATAAGAGCTTAGTTCACTGTTAGATACATCTTACAAGTTGCTGACTATCAAGTGTTAATGTAGTTGGTGTAATGTGATGGTTTAGGGAGAAGGAAGCCTTTTGTTCCAAAAGGATACCCAGTGAAAACATGTGGTGTAGTTCTAGGGTCCAAATTTTTCTTTGTGAGGTTTGGTAAAGGTGGGGTAACACAAGCAACCAAAGCTTTTAAGATGTGAGTAGGTGGTTTTCTATTTGTAAAGCAATTCAAAAGGGCATTTGTTGTTCAGGGGAGTAGATGGCAACCTATTAACCATATGATTTGCTGCTAAAACACAGTCTCCTAAGTATCTCAAGGGTAATTTAGACTGGAAAAGAAGAGCCCTGGCTGTTTCCAATAATTAAGTGCTTGTGCTTTCTTTCCACCACgccattttgttgtggtgtgtatgAACAAGTTTTATGATGGAGTATACCTTTGATTTGGAAGAATAGAGATGCTTCATTACTGGTGAATTCCAGACCATTGTTTGTTCTTATGAGTTTtaaattggttttcaaatgtgtTTCAACCATTGTGATAAAGGCTCTGATGATATGTAGTGCAATGCTTTTGCAACTAACAAGGTGAGTCCAAGTGGATCTACTATGGTCATCCACTATTGTGAGGAAATGTTTGCCATTATCATGAGTAGGAACATGATAGGGCCCCCACATATCAATgtctacaatttcaaaaatttcagtTGTGCTAATGGTTCTTTCTGGGAATGGCAATCTTGTTGGTCTAGTCATAGGGCATAtggtgcaaaaaaatgattgtTTAGATGAGAACTTGACAAGAATGGTTGGTAGTCCTTTCATCTTAGAAAAAGGTACATGACCAAGTCTATAGTGCCACAACAAATCAACATTGTTTCTATGAGACAACTGAGAATTACAAAGAGATacactatttttattttcatgaatgGAACTATTTACAACAAGAATGGACTAATGGGAATGGGAGTGACATGCATAATGCACTTTATTTGCTTGACTAGAATGAGATGAAAAACATGGTGAAGATATCTTCTTGTGTTCAGCAGCAGCATTGCCTTTCTTCAAGCAGTCTGAGCATAAGAAGTAAAGACTATCATATAGTTTATCAATCTCCAGAGCCCTCTTCAGAGAAGGGGCCTGCTGAAGACAAGATGTATCAAAAAAAGATGTAATACATTTAGATGCACTTCTAAGGAACTGAAAGAAATGAGATTACATTTGAATGAGGGCACAAATAGAACTCTGTGCAAAAAGATCTTTGGTGTGATAGTTAAATTGCCAATCTCTATGACCTTCACTTGGTACCCATTTGGTAACTTAACTAGTAGAAGTTATGGCAATGAATGATATTGGTTAGGTGATCTTTATTGAATGTCATATAGTGTGAGGCTCCTCAATCTATACTCCATAGTTGAGCTCTTGATTTGAAACATCTACAAGACAGtttaccaaaatctacaaaagAAGCACAAGTTACAATACCTACAAAGTTTGTTGTTCAACAATTCTGTGTAATGCTAGCAGATGCTTCTCCTGGATTTCCAGTTCCAAAATGCTAAAGGAGATTCACTATTTGACTATATTACTCTTTAGTCAGATTAACTTTCTGATTTTCATCCAGGTTTTCAAAATCTTCACCCTTCATAGACATCACAACAGGACCTTCTCCATGTGCATTTGTGCAATTCCCTTACCCTTTGCAAACCTAGAATTCTAATTATAACTTTGAGTTCTCTGATTATAATTATTAGTGTTGTAGTTGGTGCCATTGAGATTGTAACCCTGACCAGCATTGTGATTGTATCCTTGGTTGCTTTCATTGTAGCTGTTTGAACCTGGACCATTCCGATGTGTTTGAGAGAGATATCAATGTAACTTGTGAGACTTATCCTTAATGTGTCCTCGCCTTTTGCAGTGTTCACAAACCAGTCTACCTCTATTATTACCAATATAgtttttattgttattattaggAGTGTAATTTGTCCTGAAGTCTCTTCTATTTCCACTTCATGTACTCACATTCATAGAAGAGGATTCACCAAATGCATAAATGCTTGGTCTAAGCTCCCTTTGCTTTTCCTCTTGCACAAGTAATGCAAAAGCTTGTCCCATTGAGGGCAAGAGATTCATCATTAGAATGCTTTCTCTAATTATTGTGTAGACTTCATTTAGTCCCATGAGGAACTGAATCAATCGTCTGTCGTATTCTGATTCATGCGTCAGTTCCTTAGCTCCACAAGTACGTTTACACTTGCACTGATGTTTAGCTATCAAGGTACTTAGTTCCTCCCAAAGTTTCTTCATTCGTGTATAGTAACTAGTAATATCTAAGCTTCCTTGACTAAGGTCATTTATCTCCTTTTGGATTTGGTATAATTTGGCTCCATTAGCTTGATCATATCTATCCTCCAATTTTACCCAAAGTTCATGAGAATCACCCACATACTCCACACTATTTGCAATTTCTTTTGAGATTGAGTTCAAAATCCAAGCTGTGACCATATAATCACATCTTTCCCACTGACGTAGTTTAGGGGATTGTCATCTGGTTTCTTACACTCTCTATTAATAAACCCTGAATTAATTTTCACCGACAAGGATCGCAACACACTTCTCCTCCATGAGCGATATCCTATTCCATCGAATTGTACTGGAACTAAAATTACATTGGAAGTATTGGAAGGATGAATGTAAAGAGGGCTACTTACATCAATTGCGGAATTCGTGCTGGCAACACTAGAATCTGAAGTCTCTCAACTGTTGTGTTAACCATGATTGACAAATTGTGATGAAACTTTGAACAATTTCAACTgatgtcaacaacaacacaagcccaaaaaaaaaaaaacacaaatttgCAATTTATCGCGATTCAAAAGAAAAGTTAAAATAGCAATTGTAATCCAACATAGATTCCTTAATCACCTTGATCTGATACCATAATaaaattaggaagaaattatgCAGTTACATAAACACTACAATTAACAATGTAGAGAAAACTGTAATGATGTGGAAAATATGCAAAAGgaagagaagagaggaaaaatGGAGTCACAGATTTATGAACTGCAAACTCAAATGTATTGAGTGATGATAagatccttatatataaatcaCTAGAGAATGTAAAATATCTACAACCATCTGTCTACAGCTAATATACACTAACTTATGCCTAACTAACTTCTAACTAACTGCTAATGTGCACTAACCTTAACTAACTAAATGCTGACTCAACAATACAAGGATAAATACATTCCTACTTACTGCTCTCTATACTTAATATGGAATTCACATATAGAGAAATAGTCTATGAGGAAAAATAGACAGTGTGAGTGATATTGTAGTGAGGTGCGAAATTTTAAAAGAGAgttatttcttttgagtgtGTAGTAGTCTTTAGAGTATTTTACTCAGACCTACAAAGTGTAAAATCCTTACTATAATGATATCAGTTGCTCCTCTCGGCTCATAGTTTTTTTCCTTTGGTCTCCACGTAATAATCTTGGTGTCATAATCGCTCATTCTTGTTGATTAACCGTATCACGGTGCTACATTATTATACCGTTGTaaataccgtgaatattatttctGTGACGGGTTTATTCCCAACAATATTACTATGATAATTTTTTGAGCAAATACACGAATTGGCTTGAGTACTCGTGCTAGACACTGTTCTAAAAAACTATTTTAGCAGTGTGAAATGTAGCTCATGATTAAACATGCCTACCTTTATTTTTAGAGGATACATGAATCATCAAAATTAAATAGCAAACCaataagtgtcacgacccaaaccggagggccgcgactgacacccaagaccctactcggctgagtgccatactactatcCCATCTaggagtcacaactttttgtgaacctttaatttacgaaatgacgcttccgtcaggtaaaacaaaaaacttttcaataaaattccttcgtcaaatcagggacttctcccttatcgttaattcaaagaaaaccttttgtcacaataaaatctttaaaaaaaataaagcataaaaacacattgACCTATATGGTCGTTTTACACAATTGTCGACATCTCGATGCACTAttcacaggacactgtctgcaaaagtctctaacatacacgagataccataacataagtactctgacttggcaacacaccgaactgagatggagctcaccagtcttctactcatctgtatacacctgcgtggcatgaaacgtagcatccccaggcaaaaggacgtcagtacgaacaatgtaccgagtatgtaaggcagaactgaaacaatatatctcgactcggatgataaaagagtaacagactcaatctgtacctgtaaccaactctgataaacatgtatgtgcatatgaacttttgatgcagcatgagtatgtatgtgtatatatatatatatatatatatatatatatatatatatatatatatatatatactcgcCCGCTCGCATGCCTTCGCCCTGCTCGCAGCCCCTTCGGGAAGCCctttcgggcatcataatcatcgtatactagctgatcaggtggtttgcgtatataatgccttagccctttccccttccccatgaaatgatgtcgtgcatgtatataaatatgcaaatgcatgaaactctttggaaaccatcaaaggactcccttcggagcaacttttagttcaaaacgggaacttcttcccttttcttaaaaaatggGAACCTTTTCCCCTCTTctaaaaaatgggaacttcttccccttttcatttgtctcattcgagactcaaaaatcaaatgtgaAATGCATAGGAATAAGAAAACCTGAAGAATGTACCCTTCGGGAATTAGACATCGTTATGAAATCGCACAAtttatggatgccccttcgggacttaagaagtcaaggaactcGGATATCCTACATCCaggagtggattcattatggCTATCATTACGCTTCGCGcttgtcatagatcatgccaaaaagaaggaaaagatagccttaacatacttggaagttcgcttctcgactttccaacctacctcctgtcttgaaatctacatacaaaaccattcatactattgttaggtccgttgttatatacttatcctaagcctccaaataaatctttctagaatctgtcaaaatttcggcagcatcttctctgtttatatgccttgcccaaaatctcaattcagcaaccaacaacaaccacaacaataccaacatcaacaacaatattatcaacaacaaaatattccataaacatcccacacgatgttttatccaatttctcgacccataaattcattatacgctcatttagtaaTTTTTCCTGCgtaaataagcttaaatcaatactaataaggaaagattcatacctttcacccgctagaattgcaataacttcaattatcaccttgaatccaagccaagtttcaccgcaatttgatattataatcgcagctaTGTGTTGCCCGaacttaaattcggggatttcacttaatttgtgttaaaatctagtggacggaagttgggagaattttctagaaaatttgggaaatatttggagtatTCTTGgggctgaaaaatgaggtttaggaccagatttgatccttaaatagtgggtcaaattcgggtcgggggtcactgtagcaagtcggttatTGTAGCAGCTACTGTAGCAgtgtttctgctctgtcagcctaaattgtaacgtccataattctccactTCGATGCCGTATCGaagagcggtttgttgcgttggaaactagacacgacgaactttattttaggcttttactttacttcaaaactcctcatctactaaaagatattccttcttccaagttccaacaaatttaatttccttaattcacttgcccttcaatccttccatagcttactatatgaacttaaacccttataaccataagataggcgcaTATCACTCCAGTGTTCATAATTAAGCAGTTAACACCTACGGAACTCAACGTCCAaactgcgaggtgtaacataagccgtctacagtcttggtaacacGAAATTTTCCGGAGTGTAACAATAAGTATGGAATAAAAAGGAGacaagaaataataatagaagaTACTGATTTAATATACTCCCtggtcccaatttatgtggtacttttcgcttt from Lycium ferocissimum isolate CSIRO_LF1 chromosome 2, AGI_CSIRO_Lferr_CH_V1, whole genome shotgun sequence includes:
- the LOC132034531 gene encoding LOW QUALITY PROTEIN: butanoate--CoA ligase AAE1-like (The sequence of the model RefSeq protein was modified relative to this genomic sequence to represent the inferred CDS: deleted 2 bases in 1 codon; substituted 1 base at 1 genomic stop codon); protein product: MSTTQVHTYRLFIVSHTPTACNYFAAASSSIFQMSLSSTINMTHFLKDSKLCIFNGPNQVHLSRTKGHLLLCQLSMDHHHHHEADQSSSWPSVKSCDANYVPLTPISFLERAANVFSERTSVIYGSFXSVMYTWEETHDRCLKLASALVHHLGISRGDVVATIAPNVPAIQELHFAVPMAGAVLCTLNTRLDSAMISTLLMHSEAKIIFVDQQFLQLAQEALSLLASKNKKTKPPLLVAIISEKSNNFPPTCGNSNIYEYESLLGSGNSNFAIRWPVTELDPISINYTSGTTARPKGVVYSHRGAYLNSIATFLLHEMTSLPIYLWTVPTFHCNGWCLIWGLAAVGGTNACIRRVSPKEIFECISLYKVTHMGGAPTVLNMIVNTPSCVRKPLPHKVKIMTGGSPPPPQILSRMEELGFGVNHLYGLTETYGPGTYCLWKPEWDSLPSDETLTLKARQGVQHLCIEEVDVRDSVTMEKVPAGGVTTGEVMFRGNTVMSGYLKDVKATEEAFRGGWFHSGDLAVKHPDGYIEVKDRLKDIVISGGENISTVDVERALYSHPAVLEAAVVARPDNHWGQTPCAFVKLKEGFNLSAQEIINFCRDNLPHYMAPRTVIFQDLPKTSTGKIQKFILREKAKALGSLF